GCCAGCAGGTATGGGTCCAGTTGCACCGAGGAAAGGCTCATATATATGTTGTTAATTGGTTATGCGAACGCCCCGGCTGGGGAAAAATCAGTTTATTTGCAGATCATTTAAACGGGTAATGATCCGGAAAGTGTAAAAATATTGAGATAAAACCGATAAACCATGATGATTGCAGATTACCCCGCAAAATCGACGTTAATGGAAGAAGCGTTAAAGAAGATAAAAGTGACCAGGACGACACAAAGCCGCGTAGGTGAAGTGGACTTTAACAACCTGGTTTTCGGAAAGAAGTATGCCGACCACATGCTGGTGGCCGATTTTGATGGTAAGGAATGGCATAATGCACAAATCCTGCCTTTCGGGCATATTTCCGTAAGTCCTTCTAACGCTGCCTGGCATTACGGGCAGGCAATCTTTGAGGGCATCAAGGCTTATAAGGACCAGGAAGGTAATCCCATGATCTTCCGTCCACACGATAACTATAATCGTTTTAATATATCCGCCGACAGGATGGGGATGCCCGATGTGCCCGAGTGGCTGTTCATCGGAGGTATGTCTATGCTGATCGACCTCGACCGTGACTGGGTGCCTTCCAACGAAGGTTGCTCCTTTTACCTGCGTCCGTTTATGATCGCTGCGGATGAGTTCATTGGCGTTCGTCCGTCCGACACGTACCGCTTTATGATCATTAACAGTCCGTCAGGCCCTTACTTTAATAAACCTATTCACCTGCTGGTGCAGGATAAATACATCCGCGCATTTCCGGGTGGTGTGGGATATGCCAAGGCGGCCGGTAACTACGGTGGCACCATGCAGCCTACCATGCAGGCGCGCAAACAGGGCTATGATCAGATTCTTTGGGTAGATGGCTTAGAGCACAAATACCTGCAGGAATGTGGTACCATGAACGTATTTACCATTATCGGCAACACTGCCATCACCCCCGATCTTACCCAGGGCACCATCCTGGCCGGTGTAACCCGCGCCAGTGTAATGACCTTATTAGAGGAGATGGGATTGACGGTGGAAGAGCGGCCTATTTCTATTGAGGAAGTAGTGGCAGCCTACGAAGCCGGTACCCTGCGGGAAGTGTTCGGTACAGGCACCGCCTCCAGCGTGGCATATGTAGAAAAGCTGGACTATAAAGATAAAAGCATCCGTTTGGATACGACGAAATATGAAGTAGGTGCGGAAGTGATCCGTCGCCTCGATGCGATCCGCACCGGTAAGGTGGAGGATGTGCGGGGGTGGAACTTCCAGGTGCCTGCTATATTATAGGATAGTTGTTATGTGTTTTAGCTATACATAGGCCAGGCAGCGATGCCTGGCCTTGTTTTTTGCAGGAAAAATGGAAACTTCCTATCTTTCGGGCATGACTTTACCGGAATTTATCGCATCTTTGCAGTCCGCTGAACCTCCGCACGGTTTACAACCGGCGTTAACCGCTATGTGGTGGGATGGAAAAGGGGACTGGGACATGGCACACGACATCGCCCAGGAAATGGCAGGCAGCACTGGATCTTATATCCATGCTTACCTTCATCGGAAAGAAGGCGACCTGGGAAATGCCGCTTACTGGTACTCCAGGGCTGGCCGAAGCCTTCCAAAGGTGAGCCTGCAGGAGGAGTGGAGCCAGATAGTGGCAGAACTGCTGTAGTACCGGAGATGTGGAAAACTGCCTCTGGAGAAAAAAATAGAGAACAATTTTGTAATTATAAACATATAGTCTTACCTTTGCCCTCCCAAAATCCCTATGTGGGGAATTTGGAAGTAATTGTAAACAGACGAAAAAAAACATAGGTAAGAATGCCTACTATACAACAATTAGTAAGAAAAGGAAGAGAAATTATCCGGGCCAAATCCAAGTCCAGAGCGTTGGATGCCTGTCCTCAGCGCCGTGGCGTATGTACCCGTGTGTACACTACCACGCCTAAGAAGCCTAACTCCGCTTTGCGTAAGGTGGCCAAGGTTCGTTTGACCAACAAGATAGAGGTGATTGCCTATATCCCGGGTGAAGGTCACAACCTGCAGGAGCACTCCATCGTACTGATCCGTGGTGGTAGGGTAAAAGACCTTCCAGGTGTACGTTACCACATCGTTCGTGGTTCCCTGGATACTGCTGGTGTGAAAGACAGGAAGCAGAGCCGTTCCAAATATGGTACTAAAAAGGAAAAGGCTAAAAAATAATTAACAATAACTAGTTGAAATTTTTCAATAAATGAGAAAGCAAGCTGCGAAAAAATTACCGCTGGCTCCAGATCCTAAATTTGGCGACAAACAAGTAACCCGTTTCGTGAACAACATCATGGAACAAGGTAAAAAATCTATCGCTTACAGGATTTTCTACGATGCGATCGACCGCGTTAGCCAAATGACTAACGAAAATGGTTACGAAATTTGGAAAAGAGCGTTGGTGAATGTAACACCTGCTGTTGAAGTTAGAAGCCGTCGTATCGGTGGTGCAACTTTCCAGATTCCTGCAGAAGTTCGTGCCGACAGGAAAATTTCCCTGTCCATGAAATGGCTGATCCGCTACGCTGGTGACAGAAATGGTAAGAGCATGGCTGAGAAACTGGCGAACGAAATCGTTGCAGCTAGCAAAGGTGAAGGTGCTGCTTTCAAAAAGAAAGAAGATACTCACCGTATGGCTGAGGCGAACAAAGCCTTCTCTCACTTCAGAGTTTAGTAGTAAGAGCCCCGGCTCTACAGCATATAACTATGGCAAACGTTCCTTACGGAGCGTTTGCCTTTTTATTTTAGAAAGTCACGTATCAGCGTGTACACCTCATCGAAGTGGGTTTCCAGTAACATATGTCCCCCGTCGAGCAGATGCACTTCCACATCCGGCAGGTCGCGCTGGTAACAATGCGCCTCTTCCACGCTGAAGTAGATCTCGTTTTTACCCCATATCACCAGCGCCGGCGGCTGGTATTGCCTGAAGTACTCCTGGAAAACCGGGAACATCGCAAAGTTCGATGGGAAATCACAGTTCAGCACATATTGCATGTCCATATTGCCCGGCCGCTGCATCAACTCCCACTCCAGCCGCCATGACTCCGGGCTGATATTAGCCACGTGGTCATCCGGCGTACCCGCGAAATACTGGGTTTTGACACCGTCCTCACTAAGAAACGCGTAGTTTTTAACCTTGCCTTCGGGAGTAGGATGTTCCCAATATGCCTTGATCTCGTCCCACTGCGGACCAATACCTTCTTCGTATGCATTCCCGTTCTGCACAATGATCCGCTCCATCTTATCCGGCCGGTTCACACAGATGCGCAGGCCGATCGGGCAGCCATAGTCGTGCAGGTAAATGGTGAAAGAAGTGAGGTTGATCGCATCAGTGAAGCCGTCCATGTGCGCTGCGATATTGTCGAACGTGTAGTCGAATCTATCTTGATCGGGGAACTCGCTAAAGCCAAACCCTGGATAGTCGGGCGCCACCAGGTAATATTTATCGGACAATGCCGTCATCAGGCTTTTGAACAGTACCGATGACGACGGGAACCCGTGCAGCAGCAGTAGTGCCGGGTTACTACGGTCACCAGCTTCGCGGTAAAAGATGTCAATACCGTTTACCTTAACAGTCTTGTTAGCGATCTGGCGGGTCATATTGGATAATTTTCCGGGAATGGTGCAATTAACAGGCCAGCAATGGATATAATAGCAGAAGCCCGCTGGAAAGCGGGCTTCGCTAAGTACAACCATAATTAAAACGTCGAAACCGTACTGCAGTGCCGGCCGCAGTACATCTATTGAACTATTATTTGACGTTTACAAGTACTTTGATCTTTCCCTCACCGGAGAGGTGTTCCTGCAAAGCTTTACCAAGCACCTGGCCAGGTTTTACTTTATCAGGATCGGCTTTCATCGCATAACCTGCTTTGCTGGAAGTTACCAGCATGTCGCCACGTTTGATCGGGCCGCCTTCCATACAAACTTTGGTGGGAATTACACCTACTACACCCATCGGGGCTTTATCGTCGATGTTGGTGTCGATATCTTCTTCCGTTAACAGTACACCCGGTTTGGTAGCGTACACGCCTGCCACCAGGGTAGAATAAGGTTCGGAAGATTTTTCTACCATACGGTCGGTCGTAGTGGAGATTACCAGCACATCGCCGGCTTCGTAGGCGGAAATAGATCCCTCTACATCAAATGCTTCTGCCACGTCGGCACCGCTGTTTTGGGTACCGCCATTAAAGAAACCGCGGCCTGCTTTGTTGATACGTGCTACGTTAGTGCTGGCGCTTTGGAAAACTGCCACATTGCCGCTTGGCCCTTGATGGTTGACCAACATACCGCTACCAGTACCTGTAGTGGTGATGTGCACTACGGGTTGCGCGTTGGCATTGTTAAAGTTGGCGAACCTGCCTGCTTTACCTGATCCGAAATTGGGAATGAAACCGGAAACAGCATTGCCTGTACCATCACAACTGGCTTCGATACCGTCGCCATTGCCACCCGCGTTCGCAGTAATACCGTTGCCGGCACCTTCTGTGAGTGCCAGCAAAGCAGGACCGTTACCTGCGGGGTTAGAAGAATAGAACAGTCCGGCATAACCGCCTGTACCCGATGATTCACCGAATACGCCGGCAGTGCCGAAGTTGGCGAAAATAGAGTTTACCTCTCCTTTTATAGCCGGAGAGGTGCCAGTCGTGCGATCTACAATGAAATTGCCCGCAGTACCGTTACCTACTGTTTTTACAGATATTACACTGTTCTCATTGTCTTCGTTAAAAATCTCAAACCTGCCTGCACGACCTGTGGCGAAGGTAGGGACCCATGCATACAGCGCAGTACCGGCCCCGTCTATGTTGGCTTCCACCGCGTTGCCGTCTTTACCGGCGTTAGCGGTAATGGCATTACCGTTACCATCAGTGAGCGCCACCAGCGCACGGCCATTACCAGAAGGGTTGGATGCATGGAACAGGCCGGCAAAGCCGCCCGTACCGGATGATACGCCGAATACACCGGCAGCACCAAAGTTGCCGAAGATGGTTTTCACTTCCGAACGTACGCCTGCAGCCACACTGTTAGTGTTGTCAACTAAGAAGGATGCCGCGTTACCGAGGGTATTGTCCGGAATATTACCGTTACCATTGGTTTCTACTTCCAGGGTGTTACCGAGTGTATTATCCTGGTTGGTGTTCTCAAAACGACCTGCACGACCTTCACCGCCATTGAGGCCTACCTGGCCGAATACACCAATGGACGTACCGGTGGTGTTGGTGGCAACGAAGCCCCTCACACCGTAACCGCCACCATCATTACGTCCTACTACTGCACCGGCAATGTCAGAAGTTGTACGACCAACGATCGCTTCACCGGCGCCATTGTTGTCGCCCACGATGCCGGCGCTGGTCTGTGCGCTGGTAATGCCATGCACACCGAAGCCTGCACCGGCAGATGACAGTATACCTGCTCCATTACCACTGGTGCTCACGTTGATTACTGTACCATTACCAACTGTGTTGGCTGTTAACACCGAATTATTATTGGCATTGTTGTTAATCGAAATATTGGCGGCAATGCCGTTGACGCTCGTTGCATTAAGGCCGATGCCCGAGTTGCTGTTCGCAAAAACGCCGTAACCGTTGGCCGACGAATTACCGTATACGCCCAGGCCGTTCGGCGTAACGCCGTAAACACCCCAGCCGCTGCCAGCCTGTGAGCCCCACACGCCAATTCCCAAACCGCCGGTACCGTTGTTGATACCTCGTACGGCAGACGAAAATCCACCCGGCGCAGTGCTGTTCACGATACCACGTACGGCTGCAATGCTGGAAGTAGTCGTATTGTTAATGCCCTCGATCGATGTTCCATCGCCCTGGTTGGTGATAGAGAACAGGGTAGAAGGATTATTCTCGATTGTAATGTAGGGCAATGTGATACTACCACCGCCACCTGGCAGGGAAGCAGGTACCCAGTCGGTACCGTTGAATTTCAACACCTGGTCAAGCACCGGGGGGGTAGCATTTACCGCAACACCCTGGATGCGGGCAACGGTCGGATTAGGATAGTTGCCACTCAGGTCGCCACCGGCTGCTGCCGCGTTCAGGTCGCCGGGAGGGCCTTGTATGCCGGCAGGGCCGGCAGGACCAACAGGGCCCGCGGGACCAGCAGGGCCGGCAGGACCAGGAAGGCCGTTTGCTCCATTCGCACCGGGTGCACCGGCAGGGCCTGCAGGACCAGCAGGGCCAACCGGGCCAACAGGACCAGCGGGGCCGGCAGGGCCAGGAGCACCGGGCGCGCCGTTGTTACCGTTTGCACCGGGCGCACCATCAGCACCCTGCGGACCTTCCGGGCCGGCAGGGCCAGCAGGGCCAGGGTTGCCGTTCGCTGCATACAGCGCGAAAGGCACGCTTAATAACTGGCTGGTGCCTAATTCTACAAAGGAGCCACCGCCGATGGCCACTTCTACTTTCAGGAACTGGTTAGCATTTGCCCAGGGAACGGCCGCATAGGTGCCGGACACTGGCGTACCACGACCGATCTGCAGGCTGAAGAGGCCCAACTGGTTCGTGTTAGCATTATGCGTTTCCTGGTATTGCACTGGGCCGTTGGCTGCACCACCGAGAACGGAGAACCTTACCTGGATGGCCTGGTTAGCGTACACTGTGCCATTAGCGTTACGCGCCACGGCCTGGTAGTTGGTGCCCGTGAGGCCGCTCTGCGCATGCGCATATTGGGCGGCCAGGAGAAGACAAAAGAGGTATATAACTTTTTTCATGGTGATATTCGGTTTACTGTTGTTTGATGGTTTTAGGGGATTTTACCGGTTGCTGTGGTGTGGCTGGCTCTTCGCTGCCTTGCGTAGGAATTTCCATTTTCACTGGCTGCATTTTAGCGCGGGTGGCTTCGTCCATTTGAGGAGCGGCCGTAGCGGAAAGCATTTTACTACCACCCTGTGGCTGCACTTTTTTCATGCTGTTTTTGGGCGCAGCGGATTGTGGCTTATAGTCGGTGAAGATTTGCTGCCTGGGCGTTTTGGCGGCTGCCGGGGCGGCCTGCCGGGTGTTCTTTTCCTTCTCGGCCTTCAGTCGCTGAACGTCTTTATCGAAGTCGGGGAACAAGGTGTATTTGGTAGACTGGCGGCCGCTTTGCTGGGCGTGTGCACCGAAGGCGCCGATTGTCAGCAGCGCCAGGAGCATGAATACTTGTTTCATATACAGTTATTTACAGGTGAGTAGCGTTATTTTTCCGGTGAAAGTGTGTACAGCAGGCTAAACTTCAATGTTTTACGCCTGAACTGGCTGTTGTCGGTCGGCATCAGGTAAGCGAGATCGAACTGGATCGTTTTGATCCTGGCGCCAATGCCTGCGGCAAAGTGTTGCCGGTGCCCTTTGTTCGGATGTTCGCGGAAGTAGCCGGCGCGTACGAAGAACTGGTGCTGGTAAGCGTATTCCAGTCCGCCCGAAGCCGTAAACTCCCGGATCTCCTCGCGAAAGCCATCTGGCGCATCCCACAGGGAAGAGAACAGGGCTTCCGCAATACCGCGGTCCGGATCTTTACCTTCGGCGATTTCATTGGTAGGCACACCGTTGATGTCCTCCACATAGCGGGGCGGGGTGGGGACGAGCAGTTTGTTCACCTCTGCTGCGAGGGTAAACATATGATCCGTGGTATTCACAAAGCTGTAGCCGCCGCCAATACGCAGGTTCATAGGCAAAAAGGTTTTGCGCTGCGCATCGTCGGTGTATTTCAGTTTGTTACCGATATTGGTAAAGCTTACGCCCCAGCTATA
This genomic interval from Chitinophaga horti contains the following:
- a CDS encoding branched-chain amino acid aminotransferase, translating into MMIADYPAKSTLMEEALKKIKVTRTTQSRVGEVDFNNLVFGKKYADHMLVADFDGKEWHNAQILPFGHISVSPSNAAWHYGQAIFEGIKAYKDQEGNPMIFRPHDNYNRFNISADRMGMPDVPEWLFIGGMSMLIDLDRDWVPSNEGCSFYLRPFMIAADEFIGVRPSDTYRFMIINSPSGPYFNKPIHLLVQDKYIRAFPGGVGYAKAAGNYGGTMQPTMQARKQGYDQILWVDGLEHKYLQECGTMNVFTIIGNTAITPDLTQGTILAGVTRASVMTLLEEMGLTVEERPISIEEVVAAYEAGTLREVFGTGTASSVAYVEKLDYKDKSIRLDTTKYEVGAEVIRRLDAIRTGKVEDVRGWNFQVPAIL
- the rpsL gene encoding 30S ribosomal protein S12 encodes the protein MPTIQQLVRKGREIIRAKSKSRALDACPQRRGVCTRVYTTTPKKPNSALRKVAKVRLTNKIEVIAYIPGEGHNLQEHSIVLIRGGRVKDLPGVRYHIVRGSLDTAGVKDRKQSRSKYGTKKEKAKK
- the rpsG gene encoding 30S ribosomal protein S7, which gives rise to MRKQAAKKLPLAPDPKFGDKQVTRFVNNIMEQGKKSIAYRIFYDAIDRVSQMTNENGYEIWKRALVNVTPAVEVRSRRIGGATFQIPAEVRADRKISLSMKWLIRYAGDRNGKSMAEKLANEIVAASKGEGAAFKKKEDTHRMAEANKAFSHFRV
- a CDS encoding alpha/beta fold hydrolase — encoded protein: MTRQIANKTVKVNGIDIFYREAGDRSNPALLLLHGFPSSSVLFKSLMTALSDKYYLVAPDYPGFGFSEFPDQDRFDYTFDNIAAHMDGFTDAINLTSFTIYLHDYGCPIGLRICVNRPDKMERIIVQNGNAYEEGIGPQWDEIKAYWEHPTPEGKVKNYAFLSEDGVKTQYFAGTPDDHVANISPESWRLEWELMQRPGNMDMQYVLNCDFPSNFAMFPVFQEYFRQYQPPALVIWGKNEIYFSVEEAHCYQRDLPDVEVHLLDGGHMLLETHFDEVYTLIRDFLK
- a CDS encoding beta strand repeat-containing protein — protein: MKKVIYLFCLLLAAQYAHAQSGLTGTNYQAVARNANGTVYANQAIQVRFSVLGGAANGPVQYQETHNANTNQLGLFSLQIGRGTPVSGTYAAVPWANANQFLKVEVAIGGGSFVELGTSQLLSVPFALYAANGNPGPAGPAGPEGPQGADGAPGANGNNGAPGAPGPAGPAGPVGPVGPAGPAGPAGAPGANGANGLPGPAGPAGPAGPVGPAGPAGIQGPPGDLNAAAAGGDLSGNYPNPTVARIQGVAVNATPPVLDQVLKFNGTDWVPASLPGGGGSITLPYITIENNPSTLFSITNQGDGTSIEGINNTTTSSIAAVRGIVNSTAPGGFSSAVRGINNGTGGLGIGVWGSQAGSGWGVYGVTPNGLGVYGNSSANGYGVFANSNSGIGLNATSVNGIAANISINNNANNNSVLTANTVGNGTVINVSTSGNGAGILSSAGAGFGVHGITSAQTSAGIVGDNNGAGEAIVGRTTSDIAGAVVGRNDGGGYGVRGFVATNTTGTSIGVFGQVGLNGGEGRAGRFENTNQDNTLGNTLEVETNGNGNIPDNTLGNAASFLVDNTNSVAAGVRSEVKTIFGNFGAAGVFGVSSGTGGFAGLFHASNPSGNGRALVALTDGNGNAITANAGKDGNAVEANIDGAGTALYAWVPTFATGRAGRFEIFNEDNENSVISVKTVGNGTAGNFIVDRTTGTSPAIKGEVNSIFANFGTAGVFGESSGTGGYAGLFYSSNPAGNGPALLALTEGAGNGITANAGGNGDGIEASCDGTGNAVSGFIPNFGSGKAGRFANFNNANAQPVVHITTTGTGSGMLVNHQGPSGNVAVFQSASTNVARINKAGRGFFNGGTQNSGADVAEAFDVEGSISAYEAGDVLVISTTTDRMVEKSSEPYSTLVAGVYATKPGVLLTEEDIDTNIDDKAPMGVVGVIPTKVCMEGGPIKRGDMLVTSSKAGYAMKADPDKVKPGQVLGKALQEHLSGEGKIKVLVNVK